AGGGGAGAACGTTCATGCTGTGACTGTCTGATCCACCACTTGTTCTGCCTGCCCTCCTTGGCGGATCACTTGAATTAGGTTGATCCCCATAACGGTGATGAGGTGAGTCTGAGGTGGATTTCCGAGGTAGGGCATCATGGCGTAAAGGAGAGTCAGTAAGTCGACGATGACCACCTTCTCTGCTTATGCATCGCTCATCCTGGGGCTTCGGAGCTTCAGGATCAGATCCACTACTAAATGGTAGGGCCTGATCTGGTGGAACTTCTTTAGAAGATGCTTCTGGGTTTTCTTGAGGATCATTGGGATTCATTAATTTCCCTCCAGCTTTACCCTTGCGTGCATTGTCGAAACATCGAGTGTAAGGGACATTTCCATCACTTTCCCAATTGCCAAATTTCGGAACATGGGCATGTTGCTGTAGTCAAAGCAAACAGTATTTCAGAGACATGGAACATCATGAGTATCTTCTTATTCTTGTGAAGAGAAAATATTTTGGCATCAAGAGATGGGTTAAAGGTTTAATCCTGAAATGGCCTTTGGGTACTTCCTTATTGCAATTTGTACCACTCATACTGCAGAAAACAATACAAAGAGAACAGATAATCTAAGGGAGAACAGAAAAGCAGACTAGAGAACTTGAAATACATCCAGATTAACAATTTTCTTGATGCATAAAATGCTGTAATTTCTTTGAGATTACCAAGCGGCCTATCTAGTTGAGCATACGTCATCTATCTATCATCCACATCAGGAGAATCCTTAATTACATAAAATAGCTTCTTATTTctctaagaaaaaattttatcaaattaacccatttGAGTAGACAAAATCCATAGAAAAGGTGAAATTCAAGTAGAGGTTTCTTCCACCAAAACAACATCTCTAAAATTCCTTCACCTGAGATATGTGACTAACAGTATGCATTCGCATTTCTGATATATCTGGTTTCCTCTATGGAAAGCTAGTTCTCACTATCCTTTCTTTCCCCGGAAGCTACAGAGCTGGCATCAAAAAATGTGTTGGTAAACTGAGCGGTATGCCCAGCCTTTGAGAAGATGGGCTGAATGTTTGGCATGTTTGGTAGAGTCAAAGCAAGGGCCTCAAGTGATACGATGCAAGTTGACAAAGGTAATGAGCAAGGACTAAATTAATTGGACATTTAGACATTGATATAATTTATCAGAATCCATTTATCTTGACTATCAGCAAAAGGACTTTCAGCCATTCATTTATATTATTTGGGTAGCTTAGTATGTAGACACCTTGCACAATTCTTCTTACAGGAGTCACTTATTTGAATTTGTGTTTATGCTATCAATGTTCCAAATTTCCAATTTACACTTCCAGACGTTAGTCTGAGAGGGGGAATTGCATGTCCTTGATTTTCCTAACCTTAAACAGCTCGACTTAAAGAATTCAATCTTAAAATCTCAGGCATATTTTTTCTAGCACATCTTCGGAGTTCGGACCCTAGCCAAAGAATCTTCTTAAACATAACAATTGTAAAATACTGTTTCTAGTTTCTCATATTAACCTTCTCATTGCCTAAATTTTCAGATCATTCTCTAATCTCAACTCTCATTTCCATTTTTAATATCTTAATTGGCTAAGGAACTGGAATGACCCTTGAAGTTGACACATCAATTGGGGACTCGACGATGCAATTTCTAATCTTCAAGCCTAGTATTCTCAGACTGCAAGAGGATGACTAGCACAATTTAACTGCTCAACTAAATGTAAGTGCTATATAATGTAGGGTCTATAGACCAATAAGAATCTTGTTGGGAAACAATTAAACCGACTAGGAGAGACAAAAATAATGCAGATTTCACTATCAGAAATTTAAGAAAAGGGAATGTACCATTCTTAAAAAGGTTGATATGACAGGGAATAACTATTCAGGAAAATAGCAAAGACTCGTAGTTAAGTAAAACTAGCTCCATATTTTTCCCAAAATAGGAAAAGAAGCATAATGATGAAGTTGCCACTTCAAATTGTGGCAgctcatatttttctctatttgagaaAGTCCAGTCATTTCTGCACATTTTTACTGTCTGGACAATTGATTATGTCTCATATCTTCTCCAAACATCATCAATGCTCTCATGACTACTGTATTGGAAAACATCCTTTCAATATCCCCATACCATTAAGTTTTATGTATTCTCGTATACATTTCCTCTAACCATAATTGCTTTATATGCCCATTCAAAATTCTTAATGCCCCACACTCATAAAAACAAGTTCATTCTATTTTATAGATGACAATATTCAATCAACCAACAACCGATTTTTGAGTCATTCCATCTCAATCTGTGCAAGCATGTGTGTGCCTCagcgaggggggggggggggagagagagagagagagagaatttaggtGGATCTCACTAATCAATGGTGGTAAAGATCTTATAATATGTTGAGATTTATCTAAAACTTAATATTATTTTCCTGAGAGTGATTTGTATTAGAGGTGAGTTTGTGTGATCAGAGAAAACAATTGGAATTTAAAGGTTCAAATCAAGCAAAGCCCTTTGTATCTTGCAAGTTTCCaactagagaaaaaaaatcagcgAGTCTAACAAGTCAGATTCAGAGGAGCTCCAGGTTTTAAAAATAGGTTTTGGTTTCAGTTTCTATTCCCTAGTTAGAATGTTCATTGCAGCAGTTATGGTGGTTTTGGTAGTTTCACTCCAAGTTTTGAAGTTTCCACCAAAAAGTCAGAAAACATTTCAAAACAGAAAAATAAGGGAAAAAAGGAATCAAGGAAAGTTATTTCACATCATTTTATTGTGCCTTTTGTTACATAGGATTGTGACTTACAAGGCATTAAGTAGCTTAGAATAATGTACTACCCTATTAAGTACGAACACCAAATATCACTTAGTCCAGCATAAATTAACACATATACAAAAGTATATAATTAATTGCACACTTATGTAGTACCACAGGAGTGAAAAATTAGTAACCCATATAAGCAAGAAAAAACCAATCTATACATAATCTATTTTAATGACCGATATAAGCCAAAAAAAAACCACATAAATAAGAAAGTATTTTATTTCATTCCttttattttattgtttttattttattctaaaaaGGCAAACATTCAAGCAAGAAAACAATCACATCAACACATTATTTcttttagggttttttttttgcGTATATACCCATACAAATATAGTTTATGTATATTGCCCTCCAAAAATCAGTATATATATCCCTCAAATACCCTTTCCATCAGATTTTTTTGTTTAAGGTGTTAATAAGTATAAAATGACTTTAATACTGACTTTAATACTCTTGAAAAACTTATATAAAGATATAACTcttttcaatgcaacttgaaTGTTAAATCTTTCAGGGATATTAACATAAAAAGGTAATAGTGTCAAATGATTCTCAAAACAGTTTATATTGACACGACCAgccaaaaatctaaaggaagcaGCATCCATGCCAAAACAGGATATTTGAAGGGCATaaatgcaaaaaataatttttgaagggGAATATGAAATAAGCCATATCTACATggcatatatgcaaaaaaaaaacctTTTTAATTAGTAAAAAATAAAGTAAATAATTTAAAGCAAAAGAGTCAAATAAAATGTAAACACATCAACTTGTTAGGAGAAAAAGAACAGTTACAGTTAGTTTTCAATCCAAATTGCCGGAACTGACCAAAATCAGCCAAACTATTAAACCTGCCCAAACAGTTGAGACTGGCTGAAACTGACCAAAACCAACTAACATGACTGTGACTGAAAATTTCAGTAAGTTTCGATTCGAACTCGGATAAAACTGGTTCCTTTTGGCCAAGATAGATTAGTCTCAATCAAAACTTATCCATTTTGGCCAAAGTAGATCAGTTTTAGCCAAGATTCTAAATATTCATATCGAACCTCATATCCTCCTCCATTGAAATGGTACATATTTGGTGCATACCGCAACTGAtaaaataaccaaaaaaaaaaactactggtACTATCAGTACGGTCACTAAAATACCATTCCTATGCATGGTATGGATCAGTAATGCCTGGTATGTAATGGCATGGATGGTTTCAGTGTAGCATCACTGATTTTGCAATATGAACAGTACAACACTGATAATACTATGCCAAACATACCGGTTTTGTTAATCCATGGTTTCAACCAAAACTTAAAACCATAGAAGAGATTAttggaagaaaaaagagatatgCAAAGGGAAAAAAATATCCTGAGCTTTGCAAGATGTGAATGTCTGGGTTTTGAGAGAGATGAGAGAGTCAGGCATGGTTTAAGATGGCCTAAAAAAAAACTCTAATGGTCATAGGGCTGCAAAAATAGAGAGTACACATAGTGGGGACTGGGGGATGGAAGAATTTACATTTATCACAAACACTTTGAAGGGCCAAGTAATGTGGATAAGGATAAAATGGTGACTTTTTCCACCTCAGAATGAGAAAAACTCAGCCACCTTATTGTCAACAATATCAAGTAATGTGGATAAGGATAAAATGGTGACCTCTCCCACCTCAGAACAAGAAAATCTTAGCCACCTTGTTGTCAACAATATCTCgccattaaattttagatttgcttTTCAACTCTACTTTCTTTTAAAATCTTCTTAGCTACTTGGTTAATATAATTTACCATTTCTTTTGATCATAGAGAACAATATGGTTATAGGGTGGGTAGCATTAAAAATTCAAGCCAAGGGTTCACTTGGAGTAGTAATCGGGCTTCCCTTTTGTTTGAGATCAATAAATGTTTGATCAAAATATCTAGGAAAGATTGTGGCAATACTAAGCCAACTATGATCATGTCCCAATGCATTATGACACAATTGAAAGCAATGGGAGCCCATCTCATTTCAGCTTTTAGAAGACAATGGCTCAATGTTGATAATCTAGTCCAAGAGTGATGGTAGCCTTTTTTATGAAAAGTCATGTTACTGAGGTTGCTGCATGACTGACTCATGCATGACAAACTTTCACTCAAAAACAGTGTTCTTAAAAATGGTTTGCAATATGCAGGCAGTCAAAGGCCACATAGCATATATGCAGTACACTGGCTGCATATGCAGGAGCACATGTGGTTAGTATTTTTGActgttaaataaaataaaatacatgaAGTACAAAAACAATAAAGTGATAGCAATATTTTTTTGGGAAAATGTGAAAAACAATATCAATGTCGGCAACAATAACAACTAATTATTAGTGCTTATTATCTAGTATTTAATGCTAATAGCAATGGTTGAAACATAAATGAAACCTATATTCAGCCTAAGTATCACTTTCAGGATCTCTACATGCCTGATTAGTTCATTAAATGcgacataaaaagtattaaaatctttattatttaatctttattatttgGTATTTCATACTTTTTAtgttctttttcaaaaataattaattatgaagatttaATCATAAAACAACATGTAATGGCCCTCCAACACGTATAGATGAAACTTGAGTCCAAATTTAAGCCCGTCAGATGCACGACACACGAAGATATATGAATGCGTGACAAAAACCCAatgaatataagaaaaaaattatttttggcgtGGACCATGGCAGGCTCACAAAGCTTTTTACGTGGTGCACAAAACCCCCTACATGATCTAACTTTATGAGCATTTAAATATGAAAAAGAGTCCGTTGGGAATTAAATTGAGCATTGGTTCCTTTGGCTTTGGGCTTTGCAGGAAGGTTTGTACGTGTGGCATGTGGCTGCACGCGAGAAGCAAGAGGCGCGGCATTAGCCAGGAGACGCTGGCGCACAGTTGGAACTTGTGGGTCTGAGCGCAGCTTGGGACAGGTTTTGAACACGAGTGTGCGCCTGATACGCGGAATGAAGCCTGAGATGCGGAAGCTGGTGTGTGGGCCCGAGACGTGAACGTGGCAAGCAGTTCAAATGCGGAAATAAATGTGATGGGTTGTTGATGATGAGAAGCAAACACGATGATATGAAGTCTATAAAAGGAAGGCCGCAGGGAATGAGAAGGAGACACCGAATATTTTATCCTTCCATCCAGCCACCATCATTCTCCACGCTTCCACATAAATCAGCCGCCTATAGCCTCCCATACTCCACGCCTAAACCCCATACACGccaccctctcctcctctcttctaaAACCCTAGTCctagtttttttcttttccacCTCCACAAACCAGCCGTCCACCatcccttctccctctcccttgcTGTCCAAAACCCATCCACACCTTCCATATCTTCCTCCACAAAACCTCCACCACCACACCAAGATTCAAGTTAAAGCAATCCCCAAGCATGCGCGGCTAAAAGGCTGAGTTTTGGGGAAGTAAAAGAAGTCTTCTAGCATGGGttgtaatttctttttcatcttttgtaatttcttttatgCAATGAATAACATGTTCTCTTATTCAGTtttaatgaaattttatttttctatgcaTGAAATCTTGTCTTTGCGTTAACATGCTTGCTATTGATTAATATCTAAATAGACTATATTTGTTAGGACAGGTTGTGATTGAGAGATACGATCTGTACTCAACTTAATAGTTTATAGAGAAATCATTGAAAGTCATGTTCTGAATttttaagaattaagtattgaataACTTATGATCTATAAGGATGGATCGTGATCGAGAGATACAATTCATGCTCTAAAAAATAAGTTATAGTCATAACTAAgttcttaaaatttaaattcttgcATTAAAAAGAATTACCACAACCATGCTAAAGATGGATTCGAAAACCCAGAATGGCTTCAACTGATTCTTAAACCCCCAGTTAATTTGTACttgttttctcttattttaatttgctagatctgaatttttaacttgctgaatttttttttaatctacttGCTGAAATTTCTGTCTTAAAGTTTAatctaaaattctattaaaattggAGTAACTTAGCCTATAATCCCCGAGAACATCGATACCCGACTCACTGCTATTCTAACCAATAGTAGGATCGGTTTAATTTTATCTTTGGTGCTGTAATGAcgagcatcaaattttggcaccgttgtcggggatTGTAGCACAATTGTTGcaattttctgaaaaaaaatatatatatatattctttttttaataattaactGCTTTATTTGCTTTTAGATTATTTGCCTTGTTTATTCCATTCAAGCATTATCTTTCATTCTTCTTGCTCAAAATAGACTaacagaaaaagaaaggaaaaaaaaaaaagaaaatccattCATAATACTTAACTTAAATAGACAaacaaattaaaatttcaaaacttTCCACTTGTGCTTGGACACCTGATCTTTTGCATTGCAttctcataaaatatcttaagggcatgAACTCGTAAACAACATAAGATGagaatttgatcacccttccttagcccaaaaattaCATTCCTTGCATGTTGCACTAACCTAAGCctcaatctaaaattaattaaacgtCAACCCTAAAGATTCtcaagctcattaggacaagga
The sequence above is a segment of the Elaeis guineensis isolate ETL-2024a chromosome 7, EG11, whole genome shotgun sequence genome. Coding sequences within it:
- the LOC105048941 gene encoding LOW QUALITY PROTEIN: RPM1-interacting protein 4 (The sequence of the model RefSeq protein was modified relative to this genomic sequence to represent the inferred CDS: inserted 1 base in 1 codon) — translated: MAQHAHVPKFGNWESDGNVPYTRCFDNARKGKAGGKLMNPNDPQENPEASSKEVPPDQALPFSSGSDPEAPKPQDERCISREGGHRRLTDSPLRHDALPRKSTSDSPHHRYGDQPNSSDPPRRAGRTSGGSDSHSXERSPLHPHYQVKAVNRGGVSSPSWERKSSSEGIHGHSSNSAGRSRLKAGGRGDETPEKGSAVPKFGEWDENNPSSADGYTHIFNKVREEKQTGSAKVPVISNDIIYPNDLKQDGSNQSSSCSCFGWCGK